Proteins encoded together in one Mauremys reevesii isolate NIE-2019 linkage group 11, ASM1616193v1, whole genome shotgun sequence window:
- the LOC120374955 gene encoding uncharacterized protein LOC120374955 — translation MAKLLRRFRRKALQVPPEPSGRSGHLPKGQSHLSVPAGGEAAPIQARRRKFPAFWRTKPAPGAGADLGETPTKPRWSWFRIRICGQDPAQEGRRAGRLWGLLCGQQRPQESSPHSQQGVSPCPGSEDLSAPSDQEVEDPSTSTISAARDSSSAWGSSSSDASGRCCFVPGTPTESAAEEWLEMTTEEAALKVIGEQLQGRDKVQMFPTWAGTKIVLSLPSIPTPCRGSCP, via the exons ATGGCCAAGCTCCTGCGGAGGTTCAGgaggaaggctctgcaggtgccccCAGAGCCTTCGGGAAGGAGCGGCCATcttcccaaggggcagagccacctctccgtccccgctggcggggaagcagctcccatccaggccagaAGGCGGAAGTTCCCAGCCTTCTGGAGAACAAAGCCAGCTCCCGGCGCAGGCGCCGACCTGGGAGAGACCCCGACCAAGCCCAGGTGGAGCTGGTTCAGGATCAGGATTTGCggacaggacccagcccaggaggggcgccgggcagggaggctctggggcctgttatgtgggcagcagcggccccaggagtCCAGCCCTCATTCCCAGCAGGGGGTATCGCCCTGCCCGGGCTCTGAGGATCTTTCAGCCCCCTCAGACCAGGAGGTGGAAGATCCCAGCACTAGCACCATCAGCGCAGCACgggacagcagcagtgcctggggctccagcagcagcgacgcctctggacgctgctgctttgttccag GGACCCCCACGGAGTCAGCGGCGGAGGAATGGCTGGAGATGACCACCGAGGAAGCTGCTCTCAAGGTCATcggagagcagctccagggcagagacaaggtacaaatgttccccacctgggctggaaccaagattgtcctgtcccttcccagcatccccaccccctgccgaggGTCTTGTCCTTGA